A genomic stretch from Arvicanthis niloticus isolate mArvNil1 chromosome 12, mArvNil1.pat.X, whole genome shotgun sequence includes:
- the Sdf2l1 gene encoding stromal cell-derived factor 2-like protein 1 encodes MWGASRGRVAGPALLGLLLALSVRSSGASKASAGLVTCGSVLKLLNTHHRVRLHSHDIKYGSGSGQQSVTGVEASDDANSYWRIRGGSEGGCPRGLPVRCGQAVRLTHVLTGKNLHTHHFPSPLSNNQEVSAFGEDGEGDDLDLWTVRCSGQHWEREASVRFQHVGTSVFLSVTGEQYGNPIRGQHEVHGMPSANAHNTWKAMEGVFIKPGADPSTGHDEL; translated from the exons ATGTGGGGCGCGAGCCGCGGCAGGGTAGCGGGGCCGGCGCTGCTGGGGCTGCTGCTGGCGCTCTCGGTGCGGAGCAGTGGCGCGTCCAAGGCCAGCGCCGGGCTAGTGACCTGCGGGTCAGTGCTGAAGCTACTCAACACCCACCACAGAGTGCGGCTGCATTCACATGACATCAAATACGGATCCG GCAGCGGCCAACAGTCGGTAACCGGCGTGGAGGCGTCCGACGATGCCAATAGTTACTGGCGGATTCGCGGCGGCTCCGAGGGTGGGTGCCCGCGCGGACTCCCAGTGCGCTGTGGGCAGGCAGTGCGGCTCACGCACGTGCTCACCGGCAAGAACCTGCACACGCACCACTTCCCGTCGCCGCTTTCCAACAACCAG GAGGTGAGTGCTTTTGGGGAAGACGGTGAGGGTGATGACCTGGACCTGTGGACAGTACGATGTTCTGGGCAACACTGGGAGCGAGAGGCCAGTGTCCGCTTCCAGCATGTGGGCACCTCTGTGTTCCTGTCGGTCACTGGTGAACAGTATGGTAACCCCATCCGTGGGCAGCATGAGGTACATGGCATGCCTAGTGCCAATGCTCACAACACATGGAAGGCCATGGAAGGAGTCTTCATCAAGCCTGGAGCAGATCCCTCCACAGGTCACGATGAACTCTGA
- the Ccdc116 gene encoding coiled-coil domain-containing protein 116, which translates to MARCRHHSGYLADDEAAHSTYVARLPKKHLLPEMRPTCKLGHVPHLPSMNPYSERQGHQQNLRHPRAFAGFLDFLTEGRVLDSLQTVVEQATEYVATMKTEAGVPLVDIQDPVEVPSSRHRTRARPRTNTVHRHRARPTLCAGHPNNYPSCSSSMSDSHSSITAGWLGSHSQDSVLGARGIGSLPPMRDKLLLEKNLKRLLRLENKGKVLNQPCSQRDSLLWDSLGSQTSSQWTREQPLSWFSGLLGSGSVTPETSELGLGEQEIIFLKQELNKEMKSLLNQPTSFNLPTYCPLREPHRTLDFLAEHHLLPALQRVVSQAVDKLSHACRHNGFPLFPVTSEATPVLPGNSALLQPSSKASIPADREAGGEPWDSPTTAPSPKTSWKKSKNRRDSPCNVQMATRFRLKSPNTKFSKRKPLPSISSVSSLSYISNPWFEELTNFLVEQAVSLLICKYKFEESLNKQLGFISFPITEVLMDIFLGFKKVKGTHIRLSSDINWTCLLRKLEEAELARQALRHASRSGASPHSASHVGTSYHSTEPTSMQLGLTGDTDQDQAPESRLSFRPELPIRQLLGPRDPGSGQEQTPNMNLSEVRPSMISRASVGSRSSKSKDVVNTEEGEGNEEEEDEEEDEEEEEEEEEEEEEEEDRGSEEDETKNIFDGEDTPPSLPSHELEEFINTVTAVSPNGSP; encoded by the exons ATGGCGAGGTGCCGCCACCACTCAGGATATCTGGCTGACGACGAGGCTGCTCATAGCACCTATGTGGCTCGG CTGCCCAAGAAGCATCTGTTGCCAGAAATGAGGCCAACCTGCAAGCTCGGGCATGTACCACACCTACCATCAATGAACCCATACTCAGAGCGCCAGGGCCACCAGCAAAACCTTAGGCACCCTCGGGCATTTGCCGGCTTCCTGGATTTCCTCACAGAGGGTCGGGTACTGGACAGCTTGCAGACAGTTGTGGAGCAGGCAACGGAATATGTGGCTACCATGAAGACAGAGGCTGGAGTGCCACTGGTAGATATACAAGACCCAGTGGAGGTGCCAAGTAGTAGGCATCGGACTCGAGCCAGACCCAGAACGAACACTGTGCATCGGCACCGTGCTCGGCCCACCCTGTGTGCTGGACACCCTAACAATTACCCATCTTGTTCCAGCTCCATGTCTGACTCCCATAGCAGCATCACAGCTGGATGGCTGGGGTCCCACAGCCAAGACAGTGTTCTGGGTGCCAGAGGCATAGGCTCACTGCCACCCATGAGGGACAAACTCCTGCTTGAGAAAAACCTCAAGAGGCTACTACGGCTGGAAAACAAAGGG aAAGTCCTAAATCAACCCTGCTCACAGAGGGATTCCCTGCTGTGGGACTCACTGGGCAGCCAGACCAGCAGTCAGTGGACCCGGGAGCAGCCCCTGTCTTGGTTCTCTGGGCTACTGGGTTCTGGTTCAGTCACCCCTGAAACTTCAGAATTGGGACTTGGAGAACAGGAGATCATTTTCCTCAAACAAGAGTTAAACAAGGAGATGAAGTCACTGCTGAACCAACCAACATCCTTCAACTTGCCTACCTATTGTCCACTCAGGGAACCCCATCGTACCCTGGACTTCCTGGCTGAGCATcacctccttcctgccctgcagCGTGTGGTCAGCCAGGCTGTAGACAAGCTTAGCCATGCCTGCCGCCACAACGGCTTCCCCCTCTTCCCTGTTACCTCAGAGGCCACTCCAGTGCTGCCTGGAAACTCTGCTCTTCTGCAGCCCAGCTCTAAGGCCTCCATCCCCGCCGACAGGGAGGCTGGGGGAGAGCCTTGGGACTCTCCCACCACAGCCCCCAGCCCTAAGACATCTTGGAAAAAAagcaagaacagaagggactccCCATGTAACGTCCAGATGGCTACCAGATTCAGGCTCAAG AGCCCCAACACCAAGTTTTCGAAGAGGAAGCCTCTGCCCTCCATCTCATCTGTGTCCAGCTTGTCTTACATCTCTAACCCGTGGTTTGAGGAACTCACTAACTTCTTGGTTGAGCAGGCAGTCTCCTTGCTTATCTGCAAGTACAAGTTTGAGGAAAGCCTCAATAAGCAACTTGGCTTCATCTCCTTTCCCATCACTGAGGTTCTCATGGACATCTTTCTGGGTTTCAAGAAGGTGAAGGGCACCCACATCCGCCTGTCCTCAGACATCAACTGGACCTGTCTTCTGCGTAAGTTGGAGGAAGCTGAGTTGGCACGGCAGGCCCTAAGACATGCCTCCAGGTCAGGAGCCTCTCCACATAGTGCCTCCCATGTTGGCACCTCCTATCATAGCACAGAACCCACCTCCATGCAACTGGGGCTTACTGGTGACACAGATCAGGACCAGGCTCCAGAGTCCCGCCTCTCCTTCCGCCCTGAGCTGCCAATTCGCCAGCTGCTTGGCCCTCGGGATCCTGGATCAGGCCAGGAACAGACACCTAACATGAACCTGTCAGAAGTCAGGCCCTCCATGATCTCCCGTGCCAGTGTGGGCTCTAGATCCTCCAAGTCCAAGGACGTGGTGAACACTGAAGAGGGTGAGGgcaatgaagaggaggaggatgaggaagaggatgaggaggaggaggaagaggaagaggaagaggaggaagaagaggaggacagaggaagTGAGGAAGATGAAACCAAGAATATTTTTGACGGTGAGGACACACCTCCTAGCCTACCTTCCCATGAGTTGGAGGAGTTTATAAATACAGTCACTGCAGTAAGCCCCAATGGCTCCCCATGA